In a genomic window of Lepisosteus oculatus isolate fLepOcu1 chromosome 5, fLepOcu1.hap2, whole genome shotgun sequence:
- the fam168a gene encoding protein FAM168A isoform X1, whose protein sequence is MASGHSTDKFSFLYQPESCQNMKSKSRLSSTMNPVYSPVQPGTPYGNPKNMTYTGYPGGYPTTAPTYTPNLYQTGSPGYPPAVLVVKQGWPQTSSSSTTEGSYDLAVDPGTENRTYQASSAAFRYTAGTPYKVPPTQTNGAPPPYSPSPNPYQTAMYPIRSAYPQQNLYAQGAYYTQPVYAAQPHVIHHTTVVQPNSIPSAIYPAPVPAPRANGVAMGMVAGTTMAMSAGTLLTTPQHTPIGAHPVSVPTYRPQGTPGYSYVPPHW, encoded by the exons cAAAAGTAGACTGTCTTCCACTATGAACCCAGTTTACAGTCCCGTACAGCCTGGGACTCCTTATGGAAATCCTAAGAACATGACCTACACAG GCTATCCAGGAGGATACCCTACCACAGCTCCCACTTATACACCCAATCTCTACCAGACTGGAAGCCCAGGATACCCCCCAG CAGTGCTGGTGGTGAAGCAGGGCTGGCCCCAGACCTCAAGCTCCAGTACCACTGAGGGTTCCTATGACCTCGCAGTGGACCCAGGGACTGAGAACAGAACTTACCAAGCCTCTTCTGCTGCATTCA GATACACTGCAGGAACCCCCTACAAGGTCCCCCCAACCCAGACTAATGGGGCCCCACCACCCTACTCCCCATCTCCAAACCCCTACCAGACAGCCATGTACCCCATAAGAAGTGCCTATCCACAGCAAAATCTCTATGCTCAG GGTGCGTATTACACACAGCCTGTATATGCAGCCCAGCCTCACGTCATCCACCACACCACGGTGGTGCAGCCCAACAGTATTCCCTCTGCCATCTACCCAGCCCCTGTGCCGGCGCCCCGGGCCAACGGCGTGGCCATGGGCATGGTGGCAGGGACCACCATGGCGATGTCTGCAG GGACCTTGCTGACCACTCCACAGCACACGCCCATCGGCGCACATCCAGTATCCGTGCCAACATACAGGCCTCAAGGAACACCTGGGTACAGCTATGTGCCTCCTCACTGGTAA
- the fam168a gene encoding protein FAM168A isoform X2 — MASGHSTDKFSFLYQPESCQNMKSKSRLSSTMNPVYSPVQPGTPYGNPKNMTYTGYPGGYPTTAPTYTPNLYQTGSPGYPPVLVVKQGWPQTSSSSTTEGSYDLAVDPGTENRTYQASSAAFRYTAGTPYKVPPTQTNGAPPPYSPSPNPYQTAMYPIRSAYPQQNLYAQGAYYTQPVYAAQPHVIHHTTVVQPNSIPSAIYPAPVPAPRANGVAMGMVAGTTMAMSAGTLLTTPQHTPIGAHPVSVPTYRPQGTPGYSYVPPHW, encoded by the exons cAAAAGTAGACTGTCTTCCACTATGAACCCAGTTTACAGTCCCGTACAGCCTGGGACTCCTTATGGAAATCCTAAGAACATGACCTACACAG GCTATCCAGGAGGATACCCTACCACAGCTCCCACTTATACACCCAATCTCTACCAGACTGGAAGCCCAGGATACCCCCCAG TGCTGGTGGTGAAGCAGGGCTGGCCCCAGACCTCAAGCTCCAGTACCACTGAGGGTTCCTATGACCTCGCAGTGGACCCAGGGACTGAGAACAGAACTTACCAAGCCTCTTCTGCTGCATTCA GATACACTGCAGGAACCCCCTACAAGGTCCCCCCAACCCAGACTAATGGGGCCCCACCACCCTACTCCCCATCTCCAAACCCCTACCAGACAGCCATGTACCCCATAAGAAGTGCCTATCCACAGCAAAATCTCTATGCTCAG GGTGCGTATTACACACAGCCTGTATATGCAGCCCAGCCTCACGTCATCCACCACACCACGGTGGTGCAGCCCAACAGTATTCCCTCTGCCATCTACCCAGCCCCTGTGCCGGCGCCCCGGGCCAACGGCGTGGCCATGGGCATGGTGGCAGGGACCACCATGGCGATGTCTGCAG GGACCTTGCTGACCACTCCACAGCACACGCCCATCGGCGCACATCCAGTATCCGTGCCAACATACAGGCCTCAAGGAACACCTGGGTACAGCTATGTGCCTCCTCACTGGTAA
- the fam168a gene encoding protein FAM168A isoform X4, with product MNPVYSPVQPGTPYGNPKNMTYTGYPGGYPTTAPTYTPNLYQTGSPGYPPAVLVVKQGWPQTSSSSTTEGSYDLAVDPGTENRTYQASSAAFRYTAGTPYKVPPTQTNGAPPPYSPSPNPYQTAMYPIRSAYPQQNLYAQGAYYTQPVYAAQPHVIHHTTVVQPNSIPSAIYPAPVPAPRANGVAMGMVAGTTMAMSAGTLLTTPQHTPIGAHPVSVPTYRPQGTPGYSYVPPHW from the exons ATGAACCCAGTTTACAGTCCCGTACAGCCTGGGACTCCTTATGGAAATCCTAAGAACATGACCTACACAG GCTATCCAGGAGGATACCCTACCACAGCTCCCACTTATACACCCAATCTCTACCAGACTGGAAGCCCAGGATACCCCCCAG CAGTGCTGGTGGTGAAGCAGGGCTGGCCCCAGACCTCAAGCTCCAGTACCACTGAGGGTTCCTATGACCTCGCAGTGGACCCAGGGACTGAGAACAGAACTTACCAAGCCTCTTCTGCTGCATTCA GATACACTGCAGGAACCCCCTACAAGGTCCCCCCAACCCAGACTAATGGGGCCCCACCACCCTACTCCCCATCTCCAAACCCCTACCAGACAGCCATGTACCCCATAAGAAGTGCCTATCCACAGCAAAATCTCTATGCTCAG GGTGCGTATTACACACAGCCTGTATATGCAGCCCAGCCTCACGTCATCCACCACACCACGGTGGTGCAGCCCAACAGTATTCCCTCTGCCATCTACCCAGCCCCTGTGCCGGCGCCCCGGGCCAACGGCGTGGCCATGGGCATGGTGGCAGGGACCACCATGGCGATGTCTGCAG GGACCTTGCTGACCACTCCACAGCACACGCCCATCGGCGCACATCCAGTATCCGTGCCAACATACAGGCCTCAAGGAACACCTGGGTACAGCTATGTGCCTCCTCACTGGTAA